A single Curtobacterium sp. MCSS17_015 DNA region contains:
- a CDS encoding SLC13 family permease gives MPHLQTSAAGTLLAAGPEPVEPSGTIPQLVIAALLGIVVIIALITWLKVHPFVALTIGALGVGLGAGLAPEQTVTSFGNGFGATMTSVGILVGLGSMFGKLLVDSGAADRVVDTLVRRSSAAALPWTMALIGALIGLPMFFEVGLVLLIPIIVLVAKRSGVPIMKIAIPALAGLSTMHAFVPPHPGPLVAVSTVGANLGTTLAFGIVLAIPVIVVAGPVFARFAARWVDVPAPDMFGSRDADPAHPGREARRGPATQDTASLPNGKSDFTRVITEPRSPSFAVALVGILLPVVLMLAQAIREAAMPDAGGAWVGVLDFLGTPMIAIGIATVYAMVFFAIGGGMDRSAVAKSLESALPPVAGVLLIVGAGGGFKQVLIDTGIGGVIADAVQESGVSVLLVAWVVSALVRVATGSATVATVTAAGIMAPIAQDLSSPMTSLLVLAIGAGSVFLSHVNDAGFWLVKGYLNTTVGQTFKTWSVLECLISVTGLVGVLVAGVFIR, from the coding sequence ATGCCTCACCTCCAGACGTCGGCGGCGGGCACCCTGCTCGCGGCGGGCCCCGAACCCGTCGAACCGTCGGGCACGATCCCACAGCTCGTCATCGCGGCGCTCCTCGGCATCGTGGTGATCATCGCGCTCATCACCTGGCTCAAGGTGCACCCGTTCGTCGCACTGACGATCGGGGCGCTCGGCGTCGGCCTCGGCGCGGGACTCGCCCCGGAACAGACCGTCACGAGCTTCGGCAACGGTTTCGGCGCGACCATGACGAGCGTCGGCATCCTGGTCGGCCTCGGGTCGATGTTCGGCAAGCTGCTCGTCGACTCCGGCGCCGCCGACCGGGTCGTCGACACGCTCGTCCGTCGCTCATCCGCCGCCGCCCTGCCCTGGACGATGGCCCTCATCGGCGCGCTGATCGGCCTCCCGATGTTCTTCGAAGTCGGCCTCGTCCTCCTCATCCCGATCATCGTGCTCGTCGCGAAGCGCAGCGGCGTCCCGATCATGAAGATCGCGATCCCGGCGCTCGCCGGTCTGTCGACCATGCACGCGTTCGTCCCGCCGCACCCCGGTCCGCTCGTGGCCGTCTCGACGGTCGGCGCGAACCTCGGGACCACCCTCGCCTTCGGCATCGTGCTCGCGATCCCCGTCATCGTCGTCGCCGGTCCGGTGTTCGCCCGCTTCGCGGCCCGCTGGGTCGACGTCCCGGCACCGGACATGTTCGGCTCGCGGGACGCGGACCCCGCGCACCCCGGCCGGGAGGCGCGGCGCGGCCCCGCCACGCAGGACACGGCGTCCCTGCCGAACGGGAAGAGCGACTTCACCCGGGTCATCACCGAACCGCGGAGCCCCTCCTTCGCGGTCGCCCTCGTCGGGATCCTGCTGCCCGTCGTGCTCATGCTCGCGCAGGCGATCCGGGAAGCCGCGATGCCGGACGCCGGCGGCGCGTGGGTCGGTGTGCTCGACTTCCTCGGTACCCCGATGATCGCGATCGGCATCGCCACCGTCTACGCGATGGTGTTCTTCGCGATCGGCGGCGGCATGGACCGCTCAGCCGTCGCGAAGTCCCTCGAGAGCGCCCTGCCGCCCGTGGCCGGCGTCCTGCTCATCGTCGGCGCGGGCGGCGGCTTCAAGCAGGTGCTCATCGACACGGGCATCGGGGGCGTGATCGCGGACGCCGTGCAGGAGTCCGGCGTGTCGGTGCTGCTCGTCGCATGGGTGGTGTCGGCGCTCGTCCGCGTCGCCACCGGGTCCGCGACCGTCGCGACCGTCACCGCCGCGGGCATCATGGCCCCGATCGCGCAGGACCTCTCGTCCCCGATGACCTCGCTGCTCGTGCTCGCCATCGGTGCCGGGTCGGTCTTCCTGTCGCACGTGAACGACGCCGGGTTCTGGCTCGTCAAGGGGTACCTCAACACGACCGTCGGGCAGACGTTCAAGACGTGGTCGGTGCTCGAGTGCCTCATCTCGGTCACGGGGCTGGTCGGCGTGCTCGTCGCGGGGGTCTTCATCCGATGA
- a CDS encoding FCD domain-containing protein codes for MPTPRGLHAHVLDTLGQRIVDGAVAPGTVLRPEEIAAEFGVSRSVVREALRVLQSLSMVRPRQRVGTQVLPSSDWELLAPSVIRWRGASDAYFTQQRELLELRLGIEPVAAALTADRGGPAADAVLVAAREMVDAAGRGDGRAYLEADVRFHRALLTGSGNTVFAHFAHTVEALLRTRTSESRDTITAWTAEAAARHEAVGHAVVDREARLASDAAAALVRTTRDEFVAEAR; via the coding sequence ATGCCGACACCGCGCGGGCTGCACGCCCACGTGCTCGACACGCTCGGGCAGCGCATCGTCGACGGCGCGGTCGCCCCGGGGACGGTGCTCCGACCGGAGGAGATCGCCGCCGAGTTCGGCGTCTCACGATCCGTCGTCCGCGAGGCACTCCGTGTGCTCCAGTCGCTCAGCATGGTCCGGCCGCGCCAACGCGTCGGCACCCAGGTGCTGCCCTCGTCGGACTGGGAACTCCTCGCCCCGTCGGTGATCCGGTGGCGCGGTGCCTCCGACGCTTACTTCACCCAGCAGCGCGAGCTGCTCGAACTCCGGCTCGGGATCGAACCGGTCGCCGCCGCCCTCACCGCGGACCGTGGCGGACCAGCCGCCGACGCCGTGCTCGTCGCCGCCCGCGAGATGGTCGACGCCGCCGGACGCGGGGACGGGCGCGCCTACCTCGAGGCGGACGTGCGCTTCCACCGTGCCCTGCTCACCGGGTCGGGCAACACGGTCTTCGCCCACTTCGCGCACACGGTCGAGGCGCTGCTGCGCACCCGGACGAGCGAGTCCCGCGACACGATCACCGCCTGGACCGCCGAAGCCGCCGCCCGCCACGAGGCCGTCGGTCACGCGGTCGTCGACCGGGAGGCCCGGCTCGCCTCCGACGCCGCCGCCGCCCTGGTGCGCACCACACGGGACGAGTTCGTCGCCGAGGCGCGCTGA
- a CDS encoding GNAT family N-acetyltransferase, with protein sequence MLEEEYQQRRSLPRHLRAPAPPAPVFTYAIRPATTADLPEVREIHTHYVRNSSVTFDAAAFTFAAWKRRYDELQRRKLPFLVAQAPSGQVLGYALVEPWNPRDRSNHVVEDSIYLGAASGGKGLGRALMEALLEACRAAGVREVIAVIADRSADASIRLHERLGFEEIGRMGRVGFKYDRWLGTVTMRLRLRGLRKRPFGGR encoded by the coding sequence GTGCTCGAGGAGGAATACCAGCAGCGGCGGAGCCTGCCGCGACACCTGCGTGCCCCGGCCCCGCCGGCACCGGTCTTCACGTACGCGATCCGACCGGCGACGACGGCGGACCTGCCCGAGGTGCGCGAGATCCACACGCACTACGTCCGGAACTCCTCGGTGACGTTCGACGCGGCGGCCTTCACCTTCGCCGCGTGGAAGCGCCGGTACGACGAACTCCAGCGGCGGAAACTGCCGTTCCTGGTCGCCCAGGCGCCGTCCGGTCAGGTGCTCGGCTACGCGCTCGTCGAGCCCTGGAACCCGCGGGACCGGTCGAACCACGTGGTCGAGGACTCGATCTACCTCGGCGCTGCCTCCGGGGGGAAGGGCCTCGGCCGTGCCCTCATGGAGGCACTGCTCGAGGCGTGCCGTGCGGCCGGTGTGCGCGAGGTGATCGCCGTGATCGCCGACCGGTCCGCGGACGCGTCGATCCGGTTGCACGAGCGGCTCGGGTTCGAGGAGATCGGCCGGATGGGACGGGTCGGCTTCAAGTACGACCGGTGGCTCGGCACGGTGACGATGCGCCTGCGGCTCCGCGGCCTGCGGAAACGGCCGTTCGGCGGGCGCTGA
- a CDS encoding uracil-DNA glycosylase, with protein sequence MQPKPLAELVDPGWAEALAPVEDEVHRIGAWLRAETEAGRPYLPAGPAVLRAFEDPFDRVKVLVVGQDPYPTPGHPIGLSFAVDQHVRPVPRSLQNVYRELADDLGVTPPPHGDLRAWSRQGVLLLNRVLTVGVGAPASHRGKGWETVTEQAVRALAARDRPLVAVLWGAQAASVRPFLGDTPVVASAHPSPLSASRGFFGSRPFSAVDDLLVAQGADPVDWTLPTEP encoded by the coding sequence GTGCAGCCGAAGCCCCTCGCCGAGCTGGTCGACCCGGGTTGGGCCGAGGCGCTCGCACCGGTCGAGGACGAGGTCCACCGCATCGGTGCCTGGCTCCGTGCCGAGACCGAGGCAGGCCGACCGTACCTGCCCGCCGGACCGGCCGTCCTCCGTGCCTTCGAGGACCCGTTCGACCGCGTCAAGGTGCTCGTCGTCGGGCAGGACCCGTACCCGACGCCGGGACACCCGATCGGACTGTCCTTCGCCGTCGACCAGCACGTGCGCCCGGTCCCGAGGAGCCTGCAGAACGTCTACCGGGAGCTCGCCGACGACCTCGGCGTGACGCCCCCGCCGCACGGCGACCTGCGGGCGTGGTCCCGGCAGGGTGTGCTGTTGCTCAACCGGGTGCTCACCGTCGGCGTCGGCGCACCCGCCAGTCACCGCGGCAAGGGGTGGGAGACGGTCACGGAGCAGGCCGTCCGGGCCCTCGCCGCCCGCGACCGTCCCCTCGTCGCCGTGCTCTGGGGCGCACAGGCGGCATCGGTCCGGCCGTTCCTCGGCGACACCCCGGTCGTCGCCTCGGCGCACCCGAGCCCGCTGAGCGCCTCCCGTGGGTTCTTCGGCAGTCGACCGTTCTCCGCCGTCGACGACCTGCTCGTCGCCCAGGGTGCCGACCCCGTCGACTGGACCCTGCCGACGGAGCCGTGA
- a CDS encoding Type 1 glutamine amidotransferase-like domain-containing protein has protein sequence MSIHLVGGGPFVAADVAAAFTAEATARSAAVGRSVPRIGLLSVAGTDGTSPGSTADIAEVLGGARAAEVLVTEVPAGRVFDTTVLSDVDALVVSGGRTPDYLHAVTPLVDQIRLLVSDGLPYLGYSAGAMIAADRALVGGFRIGGVEICPEGASEGLDEVELREGLGLVDLTIDVHAVQAGTLARLIASAEAEFVTAGLAIDEDTALVVGEGALEVRGTGSVWRVMAGEESVSVATMGA, from the coding sequence GTGAGCATCCACCTGGTCGGTGGCGGACCGTTCGTCGCCGCGGACGTCGCCGCCGCCTTCACCGCCGAGGCCACGGCGCGCTCCGCTGCCGTGGGCCGCAGCGTGCCCCGGATCGGACTGCTGTCCGTGGCCGGCACCGACGGCACCTCGCCCGGCTCGACCGCCGACATCGCCGAGGTCCTCGGTGGCGCCCGCGCGGCCGAGGTGCTGGTCACCGAGGTCCCCGCCGGCCGGGTCTTCGACACGACGGTCCTCAGCGACGTCGACGCCCTCGTCGTCAGCGGCGGTCGCACGCCCGACTACCTGCACGCCGTCACGCCGCTCGTCGACCAGATCCGCCTGCTCGTCTCCGACGGCCTGCCGTACCTCGGGTACTCCGCCGGCGCGATGATCGCCGCGGACCGGGCTCTGGTCGGTGGCTTCCGCATCGGCGGCGTCGAGATCTGCCCCGAGGGCGCGTCCGAGGGTCTCGACGAGGTCGAGCTCCGTGAAGGACTGGGCCTCGTCGACCTGACCATCGACGTGCACGCCGTGCAGGCCGGCACCCTCGCCCGCCTCATCGCGAGCGCCGAGGCCGAGTTCGTCACGGCTGGCCTGGCCATCGACGAGGACACCGCGCTCGTCGTCGGTGAGGGCGCGCTCGAGGTCCGCGGCACCGGGAGCGTCTGGCGGGTGATGGCGGGCGAGGAGTCCGTCTCGGTCGCCACCATGGGCGCGTAG
- a CDS encoding phosphoribosyltransferase: MPISSEPAEPSASSTVTVTSGPEVLGWLEFGDAARLLAKDVLSAGFEPEVVVAVARGGLIIAGAVAYALGTKECGSINVEFYTDVEQRLEEPVVLAPALDAPSLAGKRVLVVDDVSDSGRTLALVVDIIRSAGADVRSACLYSKPGTVLEPDHVWRRVDGWITFPWSALAPVTAES; the protein is encoded by the coding sequence ATGCCGATCAGCAGCGAACCCGCGGAGCCGTCCGCCTCGTCGACCGTGACCGTGACGAGCGGACCGGAGGTGCTCGGCTGGCTCGAGTTCGGTGACGCCGCACGGCTGCTCGCCAAGGACGTCCTGTCCGCCGGGTTCGAGCCCGAGGTGGTCGTCGCCGTCGCGCGTGGCGGCCTCATCATCGCCGGAGCCGTGGCGTACGCACTCGGCACGAAGGAGTGCGGCTCGATCAACGTCGAGTTCTACACCGACGTCGAGCAGCGCCTCGAGGAGCCCGTCGTGCTCGCGCCGGCACTCGACGCCCCGAGCCTCGCCGGCAAGCGGGTCCTGGTCGTCGACGACGTCTCGGACTCGGGCCGCACCCTCGCGCTCGTGGTCGACATCATCCGCAGCGCCGGAGCCGACGTCCGGAGCGCCTGCCTCTACTCGAAGCCGGGCACCGTGCTCGAGCCGGACCACGTCTGGCGTCGGGTCGACGGGTGGATCACCTTCCCGTGGAGCGCGCTCGCTCCGGTGACGGCCGAGTCGTGA
- a CDS encoding SDR family oxidoreductase, translated as MTNRRAVVTGASSGIGAATVRLFRQHGWDVLAVARRADRLEALAAETGADTLVVDVTSDADVSALAAHVDALGGADVLVNNAGGAFGSASVEESDIDDWRAMFEVNVLGTKRVTAALLPALRRRAAVTGGADVVTVTSTAGIVTYENGGGYVAAKHAEHALVGVLRLELNGEPIRVVEIAPGMVKTEEFSVVRFGGDTAAAAAVYDGVEAPLVADDVAEAIVHAVELPAHVNLDLVTVRPVAQSAQHKLARGPLTPKGQDAAPGR; from the coding sequence ATGACCAACCGTCGAGCCGTCGTCACCGGAGCCAGCTCGGGCATCGGAGCCGCCACCGTCCGGCTCTTCCGTCAGCACGGGTGGGACGTCCTCGCCGTCGCCCGACGAGCCGACCGTCTCGAGGCGCTCGCCGCGGAGACCGGGGCGGACACCCTCGTCGTCGACGTCACCTCGGACGCAGACGTGTCGGCGCTCGCTGCCCACGTGGACGCCCTCGGCGGTGCGGACGTCCTCGTCAACAACGCCGGCGGGGCCTTCGGCTCGGCATCGGTGGAGGAGTCCGACATCGACGACTGGCGTGCGATGTTCGAGGTGAACGTCCTCGGCACCAAGCGGGTCACCGCGGCACTGCTGCCGGCCCTGCGCCGTCGTGCGGCCGTGACGGGCGGTGCCGACGTCGTCACGGTGACGAGCACCGCCGGGATCGTGACCTACGAGAACGGCGGCGGCTACGTCGCGGCGAAGCACGCCGAGCACGCCCTCGTCGGGGTGCTCCGGCTGGAACTGAACGGCGAGCCGATCCGCGTCGTGGAGATCGCCCCCGGGATGGTGAAGACCGAGGAGTTCTCCGTGGTCCGGTTCGGCGGCGACACCGCGGCGGCCGCGGCCGTCTACGACGGCGTCGAGGCGCCGTTGGTGGCCGACGACGTCGCCGAGGCGATCGTGCACGCCGTCGAGCTGCCCGCGCACGTCAACCTCGACCTCGTGACGGTCCGTCCGGTGGCGCAGTCGGCGCAGCACAAGCTCGCGCGCGGGCCGCTCACGCCGAAGGGGCAGGACGCAGCGCCCGGGCGGTGA
- a CDS encoding acyltransferase family protein produces MTTDAAPPAPSVPAGRLDPGRAGRRIPMWDTARFLAVTLVVIGHAIQRQTAGSEHALALYTFIYAFHMPAFGVISGYFSSADTPTAKRMRRTFTDIVVPYIVMQTIWTVVQALVEGGKEFNPTKPTWTLWFLLALGIFRLILPYLAQLRWPLLWAVVLSIGVGYFDNVDSTLSLSRAISLLPFFLLGWQVRQWGVFDRWYEAPRRVVVRVRVAAALLFAVWAVACVLFIPQFKQFDLHHWFFYDDSYSGLGEDTWWAGGVRFGLMLFAALLTAAFLLLVPRRTVWLTRFGAATMYVYLLHTFVLYPIRESGVLAGEHSAWPYVLLMVLLACGVSLFLAQPFVRRGMRWLLEPKVDWLFRRDPV; encoded by the coding sequence ATGACGACGGACGCCGCCCCTCCCGCGCCCTCGGTCCCGGCGGGACGGCTCGACCCGGGTCGGGCGGGACGTCGGATCCCGATGTGGGACACCGCCCGGTTCCTCGCGGTGACGCTCGTGGTGATCGGGCACGCGATCCAGCGGCAGACCGCGGGCAGCGAGCACGCGCTCGCGCTGTACACGTTCATCTACGCGTTCCACATGCCCGCGTTCGGCGTGATCAGCGGGTACTTCTCGTCCGCGGACACCCCGACGGCGAAGCGGATGCGGCGGACCTTCACGGACATCGTCGTGCCGTACATCGTGATGCAGACGATCTGGACCGTGGTGCAGGCGCTCGTCGAGGGCGGCAAGGAGTTCAACCCCACGAAGCCGACGTGGACGCTGTGGTTCCTGCTGGCGCTGGGGATCTTCCGGCTGATCCTGCCGTACCTGGCGCAGCTGCGATGGCCGTTGCTCTGGGCCGTGGTGTTGAGCATCGGGGTGGGGTACTTCGACAACGTCGACTCGACGCTGTCGCTGTCGCGGGCGATCAGTCTGCTGCCGTTCTTCCTGCTCGGCTGGCAGGTGCGGCAGTGGGGGGTGTTCGACCGCTGGTACGAGGCGCCCCGGCGGGTCGTGGTCCGGGTCCGGGTCGCTGCTGCGCTGCTGTTCGCCGTGTGGGCGGTGGCCTGCGTGCTGTTCATCCCGCAGTTCAAGCAGTTCGACCTGCACCACTGGTTCTTCTACGACGACTCGTACTCGGGTCTCGGCGAGGACACGTGGTGGGCCGGTGGGGTCCGGTTCGGGCTGATGCTGTTCGCGGCGCTGCTGACGGCGGCGTTCCTGCTGCTCGTGCCGCGGCGGACGGTGTGGTTGACCAGGTTCGGCGCGGCGACGATGTACGTCTACCTGCTGCACACGTTCGTGCTCTACCCGATCCGCGAGTCCGGCGTCCTGGCCGGGGAGCACTCGGCGTGGCCGTACGTGCTCCTCATGGTGCTGTTGGCGTGTGGAGTGAGTCTGTTCCTGGCGCAGCCGTTCGTCCGGCGTGGGATGCGGTGGTTGCTCGAGCCGAAGGTCGACTGGCTGTTCCGTCGCGACCCGGTCTGA
- a CDS encoding helix-turn-helix transcriptional regulator, with protein MSSPMPPPHRDPHGGPEHPPVRRDDVAGRDLDEAMGFYERVHNAHQVRLTQDESRPFGFRFRAVGDDRLRLRSSALSARRWGRIEPEGRYLVTWAHDGQVAFDAGTDDELVAEAGVPAVYPTGRPFTIEAPAGVTLHTIDVDARALEDLHAARTGTSPGPLVFARRPDAASLAALRAVLAASTPVLLDPAADRLERARHVDAVSRRMLDAFAPVPAAPRHVGHPRNVARALDYIEEHLGEPVTAADIAQAAGLSQRGLQQAFGRNDLPTPLETLREARLRRVRTALADARPGEVSVAAVAREYGFAHLGRFAGYYAERFGERPSDTLRS; from the coding sequence ATGAGCTCTCCGATGCCGCCCCCGCACCGCGACCCGCACGGCGGCCCCGAGCACCCGCCCGTCCGCCGGGACGACGTCGCCGGCCGGGACCTCGACGAGGCCATGGGGTTCTACGAGCGCGTGCACAACGCCCACCAGGTCCGACTGACCCAGGACGAGTCCCGCCCCTTCGGGTTCCGCTTCCGCGCCGTCGGCGACGACCGACTCCGCCTCCGCAGCTCCGCCCTGAGCGCCCGCCGCTGGGGCCGGATCGAACCCGAGGGGCGCTACCTCGTCACCTGGGCGCACGACGGGCAGGTCGCCTTCGACGCCGGCACCGACGACGAACTCGTCGCCGAGGCGGGCGTCCCAGCCGTCTACCCGACCGGCCGACCCTTCACCATCGAGGCACCCGCCGGCGTCACGCTGCACACCATCGACGTCGACGCCCGCGCCCTCGAGGACCTGCACGCCGCCCGCACCGGCACCAGCCCAGGGCCCCTCGTCTTCGCCCGCCGCCCCGACGCCGCCAGCCTCGCCGCCCTCCGCGCCGTGCTCGCCGCGTCCACCCCCGTCCTCCTCGACCCCGCCGCCGACCGACTCGAGCGCGCCCGACACGTCGACGCCGTCAGCCGCCGGATGCTCGACGCCTTCGCCCCCGTCCCCGCGGCACCCCGTCACGTCGGACACCCCCGCAACGTCGCCCGGGCGCTCGACTACATCGAGGAACACCTCGGGGAACCCGTCACCGCCGCCGACATCGCCCAGGCGGCCGGTCTCAGCCAACGGGGGCTCCAACAGGCGTTCGGGCGCAACGACCTCCCCACGCCGCTCGAGACCCTCCGCGAAGCCCGACTCCGACGGGTCCGGACCGCGCTCGCCGACGCCCGACCCGGCGAGGTCAGCGTCGCGGCGGTGGCCCGGGAGTACGGGTTCGCACACCTCGGCCGCTTCGCCGGGTACTACGCCGAGCGGTTCGGCGAACGACCGAGCGACACCCTGCGCTCCTGA